The DNA sequence TCAAGGTGCTTGCCTGGCTCACCCCCTTTCAAGTTCCAAAGGAGCGTGAAGGTTACGGACTGAAAGACAGGATTCTTTCATGTTTGCCAGGCAGAATTTGGATCGTTGTAATTTCCAATAGTTTCCCAAGGGTTTAGTATTCGATCTTCTCTAAACTAAGTTCGGTCAAAATTTCTAAAGTGCCTTGATTCGATAACTCTAGGGTAGCCTTGATGGATTGTAATTTTCGTATAGCATATATGAGGTTATTCCTCTGAAATCACTTTTGAAGAGAACATGAGGAATTTTTCAACACGCCTCGAGAATAGAGATTACCCAGCTAAAACTGTAGAAAAACATCTCTCAGAGGTCATTTTCGCAGACAGAAAGAAAGCACTAGAACAGGGAAACAAAAATGCACATAAGAAAATACTACCCTTTGAAACGCAATGCCACCCTGCGTTGCCCAACCTCAAGAACATATTCATGAGGAAATGGCCCTTATACAGAACCAACGATACCTGAGAAACATCTTTAAGGAGCCTCCCCTCATTTCAGATCGCAAAGGAAAATGCCTAAAAGACAATCTAGTAAGCGCTAAACTATAAAGGTTTTAAGACCAATCTATTTGCGAACTGCAGGAGTCGTGCAGGCCCGTCAACACTCTGCGTATTTACCTCGTACCcagaatgagaaaaaaaaggtttatacACTGCACTCGCGAATTGTTTAGGTGAACCACAAAGAAACATAACAGAGTTATACACTGTAAAGAGtgtaattttctttatgaatgtTCTTTGTCTTTCTTAACGGCTGTCAGTCGGCAAGCAGTAATCTTTTCATGTTTCTTTCCTCGAAAGTCAAGAGAGAGCTCTCCGTCTTCATCAGTGTATGGAGCTAGATACTTTTGCAATCCCTCTTCAGGCCTTGCGGTCACgtctgcagtttgcagttcacgtttgaaccgcaggaagggcttccagcggtaagtgatttacggcaaggtttttgtcacaaaaaaatgcGTTTAAAGGCATGAACTAGCTTTTTAcatccgtttgcgatgtgtttcTTGGGTTTTTGATCTccaatcaatgaattattgctgatttttgggTGATTAAACTGATGCACTTTCACTTGATGGAAACAACATGGCAACCCTAAgcaatgaacgcgtagttcaaatcgattttatattcctttctgccgtactagcaaaagaaaatattctgttccaatccagagttaaatttttttttgtatcttgttacggaattcataacttaactcagtctctgtttagttcctatttttaacgtatcactccgcgagtttcgttttttttttgcttatttgaGATTATTTCTTTGAGACTGGGGTCTCCAGGCTTCATAAGCCTCCTGGTTttttctgggctcccttgcacccttacaattcctatatgtattcttgtattgcaTTATATTTtgcctaaataaaaatgaactgaactgaactgaacgccttgctaaaatttgaaatctcggcaacgcgaaactgcaaacgcgtaactgcaaactgcggtttgcggtttgcggtttgcggtttgcggtttgcctgatgcttaaggtctctaataacaGCCGCACATGTCGCCTCAGCGCAGTCGAGGTTTTACACCTTGGCGGCTTGTCAGTAGTATTCATATATTTtaagggcctcttcacatgagcACGGTTGACCAGGCTAGCACGGTTTCCGAGAACTCGCAGGGCCTCaaaatcctttgtaaaaatttcaatgtgttcatatgagagagCGGGCTAACTCGGTTCCCGAGAATCTCGGTTTTTCCAACGGGAGATCCCAgtaaattggctaaaaattttgCCGTATGAACACTTCAGCCCAGTTAAAGGGATGAAAGCAGGAAAGCGTGAAATGAAACGTAGTTCATAGTAATAAAGAGCAATAATAGTACACAACGACAGAGTCCTGTACTACCGAAAGCCGAGGAGGGTCGTCCGACTTCAGACTTCCAACTTTCGTAGGAATGAAAGGCGatggtaggcctacacgacttttaccttatgctaaaatgctgcttgttcgaataacttttttttcccttctgccgggtagattatgctctggacgGTTCTGGTTAAGCCGCCTGTTTCACATTGAGAAGTCATGGCGCACATATCAAAttactgtggtttttgtttctggtcgtcaggatttgccctctgatgtgAGAGCATATtcccttaataataataataataataataataataataataataataataataataataataataataataataataatatcataatggaatttatatagcgcttatacatcgctgttctaagcgctttacaatgtaaaaaagggcATAAGATATCATTAATTAATCACAAGCTTACATATAACACTACTGTACATATTGGGAAATTTATAGCATACACATCttcaaaaggaaagaaaacaaaaacaaatatgatgaaactaaatgtcatatacctttttaaaaagagacgttttcaacttagatttaaaaagattaacaaCAGAACAAGTTCGAATTTCAAAGGGGAGCTTGTTCCATAGTCGGGGTACAGCAACGGAAAACGCTCGCTGGCCATAAGTTTTCGTGTTAAATTTGGTTCTTCAAGGCGTAAATGATCCCTTAATGACCGCAATGTCCTTGATTGATGGTAAAAAAATgatggtaaaattttaaaatatcttcacCTCTTTTAAAgagtaaagctttttattacgacCGAGTAAGGActctaattttctccaaagtgccctttggatctgaataactatgTGATTGTTTTTAGTCCGTGAatctgcaatgctgtatcacgcttGGTCCAGCTgcttagttttctttgcaggatgttaaattaTAACGGATAGTGATTTAGAGATCCAAAGTTATAAAAATGAAGTACAGCTTAAAATGAAGCTGCATCAACTGTGGAGAATGCATTGTGACCCAGTAGAttccagcttagtgtttttctaaagaaaatgtgaGTCCTTTCACTGGACCGCGTATTTCCTTCCTTATTTGCAGCTTTTTAATAAGCTTAACAGtgtttggactgttttgttatcaGTTGCCTCTTTCTGATCAGgtaagaccatggtttcggttcccCAAGTGAACATCACCAGTTGCCTGATGggctttgtgcttagttgctCTTACAAGAGCAACTTTAGTTGATCTCTTTTGTGGCTAGAACGGTACAGCTGTTCTTTCTACTGAGCCTTGCCCTCGAGCATTAAAACCCTCATGGCGGATCGCGCGGCAATCGAGCCTGACAGAGGAGTCAAGTCGGAAGTTGGAAATAGGAAGTCGGAAATCGGAAGTTGGAAGTCAGAAGTCGGAAGACCCTCCTCCGCTTTCGTAGTCCTTACATCAATGAGTTCAAAGTCGGGTATTAAGGTGAAAGACAGATTTCTCCCATTTCCTAAACTTAAATAGTTTCCGATTGTATTTGCTCACGTTTAATTATCACCTAATTTTTTCCGGGTCAAGTAAGTTGTATTTTTAGTTCGAAAGCATAaactgcgtggcaggcgttcgaaggGGAATTGAAGGCGGGGAAAGGGCGGGAATGGGCGCGAGAGAAACAGGTCACCCAAAATAGAATTAGGATACAGTGAAGCATCGTATGACTTAGTCACGTGGGCTGAGCAACTTTAGTTGATCTCTTTTGTGGCTTGAACGGTACAGCTGTTCTTTCTACTGAGCCTTGCCCTCGAGCATTAACACCCGCATGGCGGATCGGGCGGTAATCGAGCCTGACAGAGGAGTCAAGTCGGAAGTTGGAAATAGGAAGTCGGAAATCGGAAGTTGGAAGTCAGAAGTCGGAAGACCCTCCTCCGCTTTCGTAGTCCTTACAtccatatttatattttttatttacagtcaaagcaggtcaagcgtacctcccaagattctattaatgaattgattacagtgaaacctctattaagcggacagtagccgaagtccccaaatttatttcccttatttactttaaatgaaacctttattaagcggacacctctattaagcggacgcggacacctaaaaagtacctgaaatggtcattttgtattgttgccaacctgtattaaacggacacttttaattaaattccaccacccaacatgccagacagcGGCATGCtattttaccgtcaagtgtaacgattctgttagcttttctttcttgtctccttgtttttttttttcttcgttaaggaccaaatagattcttttcaattaaagcaaatcattgcgtttttgaactaagtgttccgtgtgtgtgtttatttcattgcgtgattgcgaccgagtttgattatagaatttagtacaaccggttaAGAGTTGCACTGCATGCAGTTGaaagtttgaacgttaaacatgaatcaggatcgaaaaaaataaaagcagttctttatcatgcagacatttccaaatgatatttctcggtttgtcacttgaaaatcgtgttttactttttgcatgaattaaagcaaaggtcaaggagtagtgacgtcactggacggcattaatggccggtcgattcagacgttactgagggagtaataacgactcgaagtaatcggatgaaattcaggctaggaaactgagctggtagaattaaattttgtaactgcctcgcgtgtgaattcacggctcattacgcatgcaatctgaaacggattcaactttcgaataataaattcattaatgggaTCTTGGGGGGtatgcttgacctggcttgactgtaaactaataataagaataagaagaggaagaagaagaagaaactttattaactttcattttattctaAACTAATTATGGTCACCTAAAATAGAACTCGGATACAATAAAGCACGTAGGACTTTTAAGTCACGTAGCGTGTTGAGAGACAAATCATATATGCATGCTTTGATAGATTCTAACTCTATAATATAAGCAGGCTTTTCACACTTTTGAGCAACTTCACCATCGCATTTGATTTCTCAAAGACGTTTCGAAAACTCGTAAAAGAAAATGCAACGAAGTCCTGCTGAAGGTTGCCAACAAGCCTCGCTTTCCGAGCAAAAAGTGGACGGTGAAGACTTCATCCAAACAGATGTCTGCCCCAAAGCTGGAGACGTCATCTTGGATCTAGGCTGCGGTACAGGAGAGCTGTCAGCATATCTAGCTGAGCTGGTAGGACCCCGAGGAAAGGTTATTGGTGTCGATCCTGATAAGGAACGAATTCGAGTGGCCAAGGAGTCTCACAGTCAAATCGAGAATCTGTCATTTACAGAGGGGAGCGCTTCAAGCTTTTTCACAATGGATTCAAATTCATACGACATTGTTTTCTGCAATGCTGCTCTCCACTGGATGCCTGAAAAACAACAAGTCTTCAACGGCATGTTTTCAAGTCTGAAAGCTGGAGGGAAAATAGCTGTCAACTACCTGGACCGTCTGCCTCCGTTTGAGTTCAACGCATACATGCTGCTGAACCCAGGGAATGGAGAACGTATTTGCCACGAAATGTACCAATGTGAGTCCAAAACTAAGATCGAACATTATTGTTTATCATCTGGGTTTCAAATTGTCAAGCATTACGAATTTTGCGTCCCGTTTGTTTTTAATTCCATTGACAGTCTTCTGAAATGGCACTGGTCGGTTACGCACGGTGTATTGGATCTTTCACTCCTCACTGAAGAGCGTCTGAAGAAGTATCTTTCTCCTTACGTTGGCGAAAATGGGAAACCTTGCCTGGATTTCCGAGGCAAAAAAGAGGAATCTACTGTGTACAGATTGATTGCCGTCAAGCAGGCTGAAAACGCCGGTTAAAAAACATTGGAGTAGAAATATCAGCATAATAGCTTTTTTTTGAATGTGCTGTTAGCTTTTAGTTTAAATGCAATCCTACAGCTACGATATTGTAGACAAAGACGTTCGAACAACTTTGCACGCATTAATACTGACGTTGGATTCCGTTTTATGCACTTATCATGGGGCCATCCAGTAGGACTATCCCAGGGACATACGAGAGTAGGGCGCGGAATTTGTTAACTTTTGTTACCAATTTTTGGTTCCCGTTGGGTTATTTGATTACTTTGCACTTTTAGCAGCTGGATCCTTGCGGAAAGACCAGCGCGATTCGTTGTATAATTATTCTTGTTatgatttaattttgtttgttttcactttcctAAAGTAATACTATCACTGTCTTTTTGTTGCCCCTTCTTGGCTATAAACATGTAATCCAATCGCAAAATAAAAAGCATATTGGAAAAATATTCATTGACTCCTAATTACTGAAATGGCtcttaggcctgtttcaaacgtcgtgctactgccgtgtaagctggctcgactgtagctcgactgcagcacgacactagcacgacttggtttcagaagccgaatttaattcagtcgactagaacggctgttgctgaaaacaaaacaataataaagaaacggttcagcaaactttcaaatgtattctaatgaatttgtaatttatgaattgagttcggcacggcagtagcacgacgtttgaaacgggccttagtTGTTGAATGATTAGGACACCTCACCAGTATTGCCCTCTCCCATTTCATTCGATTCATTACCAACTTCATCACGTGCGGTGGACAAATGCACTTTATTCACTGATATATTCTATCATCCCTCTAAGAAAGAGGTattactattttattattattattattattattattattattattattatcatcatcatgatcatcactATTATTCAGGATCATGCTGCCTACATAATAGACTTTATTGGGGGCGCTCAGGCGGGTTAAGGGTGCGAGCGCGAATCGCGAAACCTTCAAGACGAAGGAAAATGta is a window from the Porites lutea chromosome 10, jaPorLute2.1, whole genome shotgun sequence genome containing:
- the LOC140950908 gene encoding uncharacterized protein, producing the protein MQRSPAEGCQQASLSEQKVDGEDFIQTDVCPKAGDVILDLGCGTGELSAYLAELVGPRGKVIGVDPDKERIRVAKESHSQIENLSFTEGSASSFFTMDSNSYDIVFCNAALHWMPEKQQVFNGMFSSLKAGGKIAVNYLDRLPPFEFNAYMLLNPGNGERICHEMYQCESKTKIEHYCLSSGFQIVKHYEFCVPFVFNSIDSLLKWHWSVTHGVLDLSLLTEERLKKYLSPYVGENGKPCLDFRGKKEESTVYRLIAVKQAENAG